gtctgtctgtctgtctgtctgtctgtctgtctggctggctggctggctggctggctgtcTGTCTGGCTGTCTGTATGTATGAAGCCAttcctgtggtttttaaaattagttgGCTGTAGCATccttcttgaatcaggttgtctccaaaagtaaatcaattgtagatgtacatcaaattattattttgtgcaaATTTCATTagaattcatccagtggttcaaaaggttttgttaacagacaaacagacaaacacacatgcacacagacttGAGCAAAAACCTTTTCATCTGCCTTCGCCTGTCTGGGGTGGACGACAAATATAGGACTACGATGGTGAAACCATCACTCTTGTGtaagtttttctttcagaatcAGCAGAATTAAGTCACATAAACCTGTTATCAGCTGTGCAATCGAAAGGATCTGAAACTGTCCTTGCAGTTGCACAatccaaaaaaaacagaacatgtttgtgcaaaaatacaaaaacagttcATGTACCCaaataaccttaaaaaacaaacaaactgaattctGAGAACTATCACATACATTTTCTATCATTCATGGAATCTGACTCAATTCAAAAGCACAGATTTACAGTGAATCATTGTAGAAACAGTATAAATAcagtgtaaataaatttaaaaaaaaaaccttcctgtGTCGTAGTAATTtaggaataaataataaaacacagcttGGGAAGAAAGGCTTTACAGAGAAGTTGTTCATTGGTTCAGAGCTGTCTAAAGTCATGAGAGAGCACAAAGTCTAACACACAAAACTTTGCGATTGTATTATGAATGGTACCCAAATTTTGCCATTTGAATAGTCTAAGTGCTTTATACTCCACCAGTTTCAAACAAATTCAGTAATGGCAGTTTGAGATGGTTTTGCTGATTGGTTGGCAAAGATTTTTACAGCATCTTGGATCTCCAACTTGGGTCAAGTTAAAACAGTCAGACACTCAAACATTTGACTCAGTATTTTGATAAACAGGGTTGTTTATGATCAATGACTGTAAGGAGCTCAgttcctgtggctgcaaaagaAGCCCAAATAGCCAACCTTCCACCACTATGTTTGACagctggtatgaggtgtttTTCTGCTAATTTGCTGTCTGGTTTGTTGTCAGACATGACAGTGCATTGGTCAAGCATCCTCTATTGGGGTTAAATACATTCCATTTTTCCAGAAGTTTACTGCTTTGTTCAGAAAAATCTTTGCAAATCTCAGCCATGTTGCCATGTTTCTATCTGAGAGAGAAGAGTTTTTCTTCAGGCAGACAGCACCTCTGTTCAGTCTCTGTTTGGTGTTTGTGAACTGCTGATTGGattaaaaattcataaaatcaaacaattctgagatctttttctttttccagtggCAATTTATGATTAAATGGATAAGTATACCTTCTGACTTTGTGCCTACAACTTGCCTaagtcctgtttgtgtttttttttattgatttcattaCATTTAGTGACGGTACGTTTTAGTTTCATTACAGATTTGACTGATCTGTTTGTTCcagttaaacaacaacaaaagaaatgccagtaaataaatgtaagccatgaagataaaaaaagagaaaactttcagctgacacaaaaacattttcctctcaTTCATTAATATTAACATTATTTGATATTTAAGTTAAAATACAGACAAATCTATTTCACaatgtaaaaactaaacaccCATGTTGATGTTTGGTTGGGTAACATTAATAATCTACATCTTTTCTTCACTCCTCCTACCCAAACAgatcattttgaaaatatttaattctcCAACAAGACCCTTTGAGATCTTTAGTCATTCAGAAGTGTTAAATTTTTAACAATTGACTCATTAATTTCTTTATTGACAATTTTATTGGTGTACAATGAGGCTGTTTTCAAAAGGAAAGGAAGGAAGTCTTTATTTACACCACCTGCTCATTTTATGActtcaaaacacaaatgttaCACTCTGCACTTCATCCATCCACAATAAAGAAGTTTTTGTTAAGTTAATGTCTCTGAGAATGAGCTCAGCTTCCAAATATGTTGCTATATATGTCCTTTCTGTGAGAAGCCTGAGCACGCTTCAACACTCATACTATCCTGAGTGTGCTGTGTCACTGACTGCTCCTAGTTCTGCAGGAATAAAGAAAGACCAAAAACAACTCGTGTCTCtcatgttctgtgtttttattgcagttttttcacaataaattgCATtcgtttttgcttttaacatgAAAAATTAAAGGTATTGCTGAGACAAacatgacataaaaaataaaggacttttttttacagcatatagtatttgcttttttaatggaaacaaaaaaaaacacatccaatGTTGATGTTGTAATTGTACAAAGTAATTTGTAGCATAATAGGATTGAGAAAAAACTTACAAATCACCAGATGTAAGTTTGAAGCTTGGTATTAGATCTATTGTTTGGCATGATTCCATAATATTATAATCAAGGTGACAAGGGATTTAGACTGCTGAAAAATGATGGAACAAGAATTAACTGGACCTTGGAACTTTTCAATCAGTTTACAGTTCAGATTGCTCTTACTCCCTGCATGCTCCAAGACATAAACCAGCTGACAGTCTCCCAGACCATCAGGTTTTTcactttttaggatttttttttttatggtgaaTGTCTCATATGGTGGGATCAGAATTTCATTCTCAGCTTCATCAAATGTTGAATAATGTTTCAAATCTGCACCTAAACAGGTTCTAATTTTAAAGCAGGTCTTCTGACCAAACTGAGTTAAGTCAGAATCATTGGAGCTGGAAGCAAAGTAGCCAAACCGGATTCTTTGGTTGATTTGACCTTCATAATTATCTGGAGTCCGTCTATAGGAAGTGTAACATTGGCCATTAGGATTCAGGATTTGTATGGCTGTAGTCAGAAAGAAATGTAAAGTGTGGAACTTGAATAATCCACCATAATTTGGCCTTTGTTCCCTGACATTATCATTGATGTCTTTATAACTGTTAGCTGTGTACATACAGATCGCCTGCAGGTGGTCTTTGGTCAGAGCCATGTCTTCTGGATGTATTTCATCCAACTTTGAATTTGCGCAGTTTTTACTTGCTGTCCAGTCGTCAAAACTTTGTTCGCTGGTGAAGTTCTGGTCGAGGATGGTCTTCATTGTGTCACGGCAGCCATCGTACATGTCGTCAACAGAATCTTCAACCATGTTCAACTGGATGGTTCTGGCACTGCAAGTGatcttaaaacacaacaaaataaaagatgttagCATGAACCtttaaagaaacactaaaaataagGAGAGATTATTTGTGTAATCTTAATGGTGAAAATAAGACTGGGATTAAATTctcaggaaaataataataatgagtcTGACTGCTGGACACTGAGAGACTTTGCTGAATAAACAGAGCTGAACatcaactaaagaaaacaaacacagaaaaagtaTATGTTTCTAattgtaaacaaagttaaatattttaaaaagttacaaaaaccaacagTAATAGCACCCATttcttgaatgagctgaatattttaataCATAAATAGCTAAAATATTAGTAATTAGAAGTAGTTAGATTCCAGAAAAAAGTACTGAAAAACTGAatagaaaaacagaataaaaatggtGTGAATGAAGTGTGAGCATTTACACTATTTAAAAAAGGGTCAAAATAATACTTAGGATCTGCAAATGACAGAATTGACAAGCttcaaagaaaatgttgtgtgtgtttccttCAGTCGGCCTCTGAGCCGTTTTTGTTTTACACGATACAACATTAACCTGCATTTACCTCACACTCATCCACCTGCTGACACAGGGACTGACATACACTTCCTATAAAGTTTTGTACACTTGGCTGCACAGATAttaacatttctgaagaaattaagttcttgtttttgattGACGCCTGCATCTTCCTGCGGGCTAAAGAGCCAAGTCACAACCCCAAAGAAACTTCCAGTTTCACAGTTAATTTGTGTCAAATGGCCTCAATAAATTTAGCTTTTCTCATTATGGTTACTTTTGGTGACTTGTAACACAAATTGTTGCTCTGGTATCATGTAGTAAACATCTTTACCTGAAGACACTTTGCAGATTTCACATGAGAAACTTACCAGCATGAGGTCCATGGTCAGCATCCAGCACAGGTGGAAACAAAGCGGAGTGAAGATCAGCATGTCTGCCACTGTTAgaaaaaacctttcaaaaaagGAGATAAAAGTCAAGAGACTTTTAATGCTTGCAAGAGAGAGAAGTCAGACAGAGAGCACAGAATCTGACAAGAGTTCTCTGGTCTCAGCTCACCTTTTATGCAGTGTAAGTGGAGTTACACAACAAGCCCTTACAGTAACTGGGTGCTGCCTGCAAGAGAACAATGACTATGAAGGTGTTTGCATCAGAATTCAAAAACAGCTCATGCCCTTGAATGCAAACTAAACTCTAAGAATCATACTTTTATCAGTCATACAATCTTATTTACCCGATAAGCACATAATTACAATGAATAATTGTAGAAACAGTATAGTGTATATAAACTGAAAAGCTATTTTCAAACTATAAAACTAAAGTATGTCACAAAATGTATTATCAACCTTCCTGTGTGGTGATAATTCAggagtacaggtgctggtcat
The DNA window shown above is from Kryptolebias marmoratus isolate JLee-2015 linkage group LG5, ASM164957v2, whole genome shotgun sequence and carries:
- the LOC108238718 gene encoding T-cell ecto-ADP-ribosyltransferase 1-like; the encoded protein is MLIFTPLCFHLCWMLTMDLMLITCSARTIQLNMVEDSVDDMYDGCRDTMKTILDQNFTSEQSFDDWTASKNCANSKLDEIHPEDMALTKDHLQAICMYTANSYKDINDNVREQRPNYGGLFKFHTLHFFLTTAIQILNPNGQCYTSYRRTPDNYEGQINQRIRFGYFASSSNDSDLTQFGQKTCFKIRTCLGADLKHYSTFDEAENEILIPPYETFTIKKKILKSEKPDGLGDCQLVYVLEHAGSKSNLNCKLIEKFQGPSRAHG